In Xenorhabdus griffiniae, the genomic window ATTTTATCTCCATGCTGGCACAAGCCATTACTGAGCAAAGCGGTGAGCCATTCCAATTTTCGTGACTATACCAATCTGACTGCAAGATGCATTTCATCAAAACCAAATAAAAATAATGAGTCAACGAAAGACATCTAATAAAAGCGCCTGATAAAACAGGCGCTTAAACAATTGATCACATCAATAGTGATATAAAGAATGATAAGGATCGTGTGCATGTACCCCACAGGTTTTATCAAGGCGCTCGTCAATATGAAGCCTGGTATCATTCGCTTCTATATCAGCCACCGGATACACTCCCTCTATAAATGGAGTGACATGGGTACGCTCACCTTTCTTAACGATTTGATAAAACTGTGGCAGGTTGAAATTGACAAAGCTAGAGCCATAAGTAAAACGATCATGTGATGATGAATAAAACCGGCTGATATCTCGCACTAACTCTTCTTTACTGCCTTCACAATGGGAATAAATTTCCACCCGATTTGATTCATCAAGAATATAAATATTGAACCCTTGTTTGTCTTCAATATCTTCGAAAAAGAACTGGATAATACCTTCACAAGCAAAACCGTCTATTACAGGCGGTAAGTGTTTTTCTTTGGTGTCAATTTTGACTGGCAGTCCATGCAATTTGGTGTTGGAAATCGCACCATAGAATTCCACTGCATTTTCCAATTTTTGTACCGAAACGTTTAACCGTTCGAAGAATAATCCCCATGTTTGCCCTGAGATGCGTAATGCCTTAAAACGGTTTGGATCTTGTCGGTTACTGGACAGGCGTAACTCTATACACTCCGAAACTAATTGCTGGATACGCGTGCGGATCAATCCACGTAAGTGTTTGCTATAACAGAAAACTTCAACATCAGATGGCGGTGCTGCATCTTGATGCATTTTTCCCAATATGGTTTTCAATGCTTCCAATACCGATTGCTCGCCATTGAAATGCAAGGTTCTTACTTCATTCCATGAATTACGGTAAAGCAAATCAATGCTACCTACCAAACATTGCTGCAACTCGCCAAAACTGAAAACATTCAGGTTCCTTAAATCAAAGCGAACGATTTGATCAGAAAATGCAGTCGTTGGATCTTGTTCTAAATTGACAATGATCGCCAAGTGACGAATTTCACACGGACTGTATAGTGCTTTTGGTGTAGGGGCAGGTAGACGGATTGGGAAATGAGCGGCAATGTCATCCACCAAATCACATAATTTCTGCCTGTCACACTGAGAGCCACCGTGATGAATATGGAGCCGAGTTTCTTTAGCCAACAGGCCATTGAAATAGGTCCAGGAAACCAATTTATTCAGATAGCGATTGTATTCCAATGGTTGATGACCAGTGATCGATTCAATCGTGGGAGCATGGTTATAAAGATACCAACCACTACGGTTTACTCGCCCCGGAGGGACATAGATGAAGGTCAGATCCTTTTCCGACAGATCCGGTGATATCTGAGGATTCACCAAAGTCACTTTACCGGGCAATGCTTCAAAAGCCGCATACAATTTACGTGTCAATACGCCAATATCCTGTGGGCTGGCACTCACACTCAAATTATTACGGCGGGCAAAACGGATTAAGTTGCGATAGCTCTGCATCATGGTATCAAGCAATTCATTATGGGCATCACGCACCTGCTCAATTTTCCATGCATTACGGTTATCCAGCATAGCCAGTTTACTCTCATCCCAACCCCATTCGCGCACTAACTGGGACATAACCTGACGACGCCATCCTGTACAACCTTTATCATTCTGGCCTGCCAATAATTTCTCACATACCTTCAGATAAAAACAACGACGCGCCAAATCAAGGCGCGCAAGGTCATTCGTGGCAGTCAGGTAGCGGGTTACACGCTCCAGCATCATGCTATAGGCATCGAGACCAAAAGAAACAATTGCACCGTCATGAAAATATTGCTTCATTTCCATCGCCAGAAGCTTTCCATTGGGATATTCCCATGAATAAGCTTCCAACAGCAGGCTTTTCAATACAGCCTTATAAGGAGAGTCCACGCTCTTGTAAAGTTGCCAGAGGCTTGCCCCAAAATATTCTTCTGCGGACAATTCTCCCAAGCCACCCAGATCCAACCATTCATTTGGCGTCAACACACCTTGAGCATAGAGAGAAAGGACGTACTCATCATAATGAGCCTCCTCTTCCACAGGAACCATTGCCCACAACAAGCGCTTGCCAGCCAGACAAACCGCTGTGCGATAAAATTCATCCAGCAGAAGGATATGTTGGGTAGAACCGCAATCTTCACCGTTCAAACTACCACAGGCATTATGCCGAAAACGGTTTTCATCAATCAGAAAAAAAGTAACCTCAGTACCCAGTGAAGCCGCCCACTGTTCTATCAAGGTACATTTTTGTTCCAGCAAAGCTTTCTCGTCACTATCTAACCAAGATTGATGACAAACCCAAATATCTAAATCAGAAGAACAACTTTGCCCGATAGAAGACGTGCTGCCCATGGAATAAATTCCTGTAATCGGCAATTCACCATTAGACGTATGTGACGATACATCTGGCAGGACACCTGTCAGCTGACTATCCAGATCATTAATCCAAAACTGCTGTGCTTCATCAGGCATAAAAAAACAAACGCCATGAGGAACATCGCTTTTGATATAACCTGGCATCATTGGATGATGATAATGTAATAATACTGGAATTAAACTATAAACTTGCTTGAAAGCGTCACTCATTAAGCTCGTAGCGCGCTCTAATCTAAGTTGGTTAATTGCATCCAGTCGCTGCTTCAGCGTTTCAATATAGAGATACAAGAGTTTCGCCTGATATCAGTTCCAGTGCCCAAAGTAGTCCCCTGTTTCCGATAACGCATGGTATTACAAGATTATTTAAAATTATTTTTACAAACTTATTGTCGGAAACGTGATCAATTTAACACCTTGCAATCAAAGCGTAAAGTACGCAATACCATCTTTCCTCTTCACCTGCAATAGCCAAAATACAATTAACTCATTGTAAAATATTAAGTTAATCACGAAACAGACACAATAATATGTTTTTTTAGCACAACGATTACCGTTGATTATTTTTCATATCGTAGTTGTAAAGCATTGTAAATACATCACTCTTTCATCAATATTTAACTGAATAATATTTTTCTTATTGTTAAATATTCTCACCGCTTTTTATCATTAAGATAATCACAAATTTCAATTTGCTTTTAAATCAATCTCTTTGTTTATTTTCTCCATTCAAATAAAATATTATTTTAATATTTAAAATTATTTTTATTTCATAAATTGTATACGCATTAAACTTCAAGTTGCCATTGACAACACGCTATAAAACCTGATTTCTCCCCGCTTTGCGGGGAGAAATCACACGCATCTTGCAGTTAGATTGGTATATACCCATATACTATTTTGATTTTTTCTGGCTTTTTCGTAACTGGAAAAAAAATCATTGAGATGTTAAAACTGGCACTATTTTCTCACTAATTGGTGACTAAAAACCCTTATTTTCCATCAAATCAAGTTGCGTAGTCGTTAATGAAACGGTCAATAAAGCAACAAAAATTGCAAGATGAAGAATATAAAAATCATTAGTGAATACAGTCACCCAATATACTTACCTAATAGATTTATCCATGACAATGAAAACCATTCGCATCGCTACCCGCCAAAGCCCATTAGCTATGTGGCAAGCGCAATATGTTCAAAAGCAACTGAAACACTTTCATCCAGAACTGCAAGTAGAACTGGTTCCAATGGTGACACGCGGCGATATTATCCTCGATACGCCATTAGCAAAGGTGGGAGGAAAAGGGCTGTTTGTGAAGGAACTGGAATTAGCTCTGCTCGAAAAGCGAGCTGATATTGCCGTCCACTCCATGAAAGATGTCCCTGTCGAATTTCCTGATGGTTTGGGATTGGTCACAATCTGCGAACGGGATGATCCACGGGATGCTTTTGTTTCAGTAAAATACGCCTCGCTCGATGACCTGCCGACTGGCAGTGTTGTGGGTACGTCCAGTTTACGCCGCCAATGCCAAATCCGTCAGCGACGTCCTGATCTTGTCGTTCGTGACTTACGCGGTAATGTCGGAACCCGTCTGAACAAGCTCGATAACGGCGATTATGATGCCATTATTCTTGCAACAGCGGGCCTGAAACGGCTGGGGCTGGAAGAACGCATTCGTATGCCATTAGAGCCTGAGTTATTGCTGCCAGCCGTCGGCCAAGGAGCGGTAGGTATTGAGTGTCGGCTCGACGATCAGCAAACCCGTGAACTGCTGTCGCCCTTGAACCATGCAAGAACAGAAGATTGCGTTCTCGCTGAAAGAGCAATGAACACCCACCTTGAAGGGGGCTGTCAGGTACCGATTGGCAGTTATGCCATCTGGCAAGGAGAGAATATTTGGCTACGCGCGCTCGTGGGCTCTCCTGATGGCACAGTGATCGTACGCGGTGAAAGAGTGGTTTCAGCCAAAGAAGCCCGTCAAGCGGGTATCGCATTGGCGGAAGAGTTATTGGAGAAAGGCGCACGCCAGATTCTGGCTAGCGTATACCAGAGGAACCTACCGAAATGAGCATTTTGATCACCCGCCCTGTTCCCGCAGGAGAGGAATTGGTCAAGCGACTGCGGTCTATTGGAAAATCAGCCTTCAGCGCTCCCCTCATTGCCATTCATCCGGGGGCAGATTTGCCATTACTGCCACAAAAACTGCAATGGCTATCTGCGGGAGATCTGGTTTTTCTATTATCAAAAAATGCTGTTCATTATGCCAATGAACAGCTTATTCAAACAGGCCAGTCATGGCCTGAACAGCTATCCTATTATGGGATCGGCAAATCAACTTCCCTCATGTTTCATCAATCAACTGGATTGGAAATCTTCTATTCTAAGCAAGGTGAAACCAGTGAAGATCTACTACAACTCCCCACGTTACAGTCAATGGACAATAAAAAGGTTTTATTGCTCCGAGGCAATGGCGGTCGTGAAGTGATTGCCTCAACATTAAGGCTCCGTGGAGGTGTAGTCGATTACTGTGAATGTTATTCACGCCAGCCAGTTAAATACGATACCGCCGATTTCAGTCGTCACTGGCAGCAATGTGGTATAAAAACCATCGTTGTCACAAGTGGCGAAATGCTGCAACTGTTATATAACTTAGTCACTGATAGCGATGGAAAAACATGGTTACTGAATTGCAAGCTGATTGTGGTCAGCGAACGTCTTGCTCATATCGCCCAGACGTTGGGCTGGCAAACAATACAAGTCGCCAAGAGTGCAGATAATGACGCCTTAATCCAGGCACTGGAATAAATTAATATGGGATGTCCATTATGACGGAACAAAAAAAGACGGAACAAAAGCAACCTACCGATGCGGTTAAACGTTATGGTTGGTTAGGTAATACGCTTTCAATTGCCATTTCTTTGGCGATAGGTGTTGGTGGTCTTTATATTTATTATCATGGTCAACAGCAGAATGCAGCATTAAAAGCCGAAAATCTCGCTCTTCAACAAGAGATGGCTTCTCTGACACAACAGCAATCTGCCGAGCAGCAAAACTTTGGCACCAAACTCCAAGAGTTGACGGATTCTTTACAACAAGCCAACTCACAAAGTGAACAGCTCGATGGCCGCATGGCAGAGCTTCAAAAACGTGTTTCGGCATTTTCAAATACAGATATTGAAAACTGGCGACTGGCACAGGCAAGCTCCCTCGTTAAGATGGCTGGCCGAAAAGTCTGGAGTGAACAGGATATTACTACTGCCATCGCCTTGTTGAAAGATGCCGACCAGAACCTGGCTGAAATGGATGATCCCAGCCTGCTCTATGTTCGTAAGGCTATCATGGCAGATATCGATTCTCTGACCAAAATCAAACAGATTGATTTAGATGGTATTATCCTGATGCTAAATCAGCTATCAAACCAAGTCGATAACTTACACCTTGCCAATAAAGTAGAACAAGCCATATCGGAGAAGGCAAACGATCATGGGATCACAGCTTCCCTCTCTGATTGGCGCCAGAACCTGAGCAATAGCTGGCACAGCTTTATGGATAACTTCATTACCATTACCCCACGTGATAACAGCAAAGAGCCATTGCTGGCACCTAATCAAGGCGTTTACCTGCGCGAGAACATTCGTTCCAAGCTGTTGATTGCTGCACAGGCGGTTCCTCGCCATCAAGTTAAAATTTATCAGGACGCATTGCAAGATGTGCAAGCTTGGGTGAATGCTTATTTTGATACCTCTTACCCGGAGGCAGAGAACTTTTTAACAAACGTTGTCTCACTGCAAAAGAAACCGTTATCCATCGATGTGCCTGAACAGCTGAGCAGCCAGCCCATATTGGCAGAACTGGTTCGTAAGCGTATTTATAATTTACCGCATTCCAAGCAATCCCAAACTGAAACACAATCACAGCCAACGACAACAGAAGCCATCGATCAAGCAAAAACATCCGTTGGGGAGAGCTGAACATGCTAAAAATATTCTTGCTGTTCATTATCCTTATCGTAGGAATTGTAGTTGGCCCCTTAATGTCAGGTCATCAAGGCTATGTTTTGATCCAGACAGACAAACTCAATATCACCACCAGTATCACCGGATTGGTGATCATTTTCCTGCTGCTGCAATTCCTGCTGATTTTCATCGGCTGGGGTTATCGTCGCTTGAAACGCACCAGTACATTTACCCATAGCTGGATCTTTGGTGGGTATAAACGTCATCGAGCCCATTCACAAACCAAACAGGCGCTGCTGAAATTTGCCGAAGGGGACTTCAAGCAAGTTGAGCGCCTGATGGCTCGCAACGCTGACCATGCAGAACTTCCGGTCGTGAATTATCTGCTGGCGGCAGAGGCCGCCCAACGGCGCGGTGATTATTTCCGCACCAACCAATATATTGAACAAGCGGCAGAGGTTGCTGATAAAGACCAACTCCCGGTTGATATTACCCGTATCCGTGTCCAATTAGCACAAGGTGAAACTCATGCCGCGCACGCTGGTGTGGACAAGCTGTTGAATTATGCTCCTCGTCACCCTGAAGTATTACGATTGGCGGAACAGGCTTACACTCTGGCAGGCGCTTATCAATCCTTGATTGATATCTTGCCTTCTATGCTGAAAGCTAATCTGCATAGTGAAGAAGAGATCCTGAAATTGCGTCAGCAAGCCTATATTGGATTAATGAATCAGGTTATGGCAGAAAAAAGCAGTACGGGGCTGAAAATATGGTGGAAAGATCAAAGCCGCAAAATTCGCCATGACATTGTGCTGCAAGTTGCCATGGCCGAGCATTTGATTGAATGCAATGATCACGAAACTGCCCAGCAAATCATTTTAGACGGATTAAAACAGCAATATGACGAACGGTTGCTGCTATTAATTCCCCATCTTAAGGCAAGCGATTCTGACGCCATACAAAAAGCCCTCTCTCACCTGTTAAAGCAGCATGGTGCAACCCCACTGCTCAATAGTACACTGGGACAAGTTGCCTTGCACCATGGTGAATGGGCGAATGCTGAATCGGCATTTAAAGCCGCCCTTGCTCAGCGACCAGATGCTCATGATTACGCATGGCTTGCCGATGCACTGGACAGATTGCAAAAACGTGAAGAAGCCACCCAAACCCGCAATAAAGGCTTTATGCTGACCTTGAAGCGTGATAGCGACGTCGAAGTATAAAGCGCGGAGGACACACCTCAGTTAACGATGAAATATATGGAATGCAATGGAGCCGTTAACTGAGGTGCATTCACCATTAAAGCACATGGTAAACCGCCTGAAACCTATCCTCACTTTTCTACAGACAAAAAAAACACCTATCAAAGAAGACAGGTGCATAAATACAATCAGGTCTACAGACGGATAGTGCCTCACTCAACGTTGTGTCCGGTTTGCGATGAAAAGACAAAATGCTTACTCATCTATAACGTGGACCATAGGCACCGACAATCAGCTCTACATCATCCCTAGGTTTATGAAGTCATATGCTGTCATAAGGAGTGGAATGAGTATCTACG contains:
- the hemX gene encoding uroporphyrinogen-III C-methyltransferase; its protein translation is MSIMTEQKKTEQKQPTDAVKRYGWLGNTLSIAISLAIGVGGLYIYYHGQQQNAALKAENLALQQEMASLTQQQSAEQQNFGTKLQELTDSLQQANSQSEQLDGRMAELQKRVSAFSNTDIENWRLAQASSLVKMAGRKVWSEQDITTAIALLKDADQNLAEMDDPSLLYVRKAIMADIDSLTKIKQIDLDGIILMLNQLSNQVDNLHLANKVEQAISEKANDHGITASLSDWRQNLSNSWHSFMDNFITITPRDNSKEPLLAPNQGVYLRENIRSKLLIAAQAVPRHQVKIYQDALQDVQAWVNAYFDTSYPEAENFLTNVVSLQKKPLSIDVPEQLSSQPILAELVRKRIYNLPHSKQSQTETQSQPTTTEAIDQAKTSVGES
- the hemY gene encoding protoheme IX biogenesis protein HemY, which codes for MLKIFLLFIILIVGIVVGPLMSGHQGYVLIQTDKLNITTSITGLVIIFLLLQFLLIFIGWGYRRLKRTSTFTHSWIFGGYKRHRAHSQTKQALLKFAEGDFKQVERLMARNADHAELPVVNYLLAAEAAQRRGDYFRTNQYIEQAAEVADKDQLPVDITRIRVQLAQGETHAAHAGVDKLLNYAPRHPEVLRLAEQAYTLAGAYQSLIDILPSMLKANLHSEEEILKLRQQAYIGLMNQVMAEKSSTGLKIWWKDQSRKIRHDIVLQVAMAEHLIECNDHETAQQIILDGLKQQYDERLLLLIPHLKASDSDAIQKALSHLLKQHGATPLLNSTLGQVALHHGEWANAESAFKAALAQRPDAHDYAWLADALDRLQKREEATQTRNKGFMLTLKRDSDVEV
- a CDS encoding class I adenylate cyclase — protein: MYLYIETLKQRLDAINQLRLERATSLMSDAFKQVYSLIPVLLHYHHPMMPGYIKSDVPHGVCFFMPDEAQQFWINDLDSQLTGVLPDVSSHTSNGELPITGIYSMGSTSSIGQSCSSDLDIWVCHQSWLDSDEKALLEQKCTLIEQWAASLGTEVTFFLIDENRFRHNACGSLNGEDCGSTQHILLLDEFYRTAVCLAGKRLLWAMVPVEEEAHYDEYVLSLYAQGVLTPNEWLDLGGLGELSAEEYFGASLWQLYKSVDSPYKAVLKSLLLEAYSWEYPNGKLLAMEMKQYFHDGAIVSFGLDAYSMMLERVTRYLTATNDLARLDLARRCFYLKVCEKLLAGQNDKGCTGWRRQVMSQLVREWGWDESKLAMLDNRNAWKIEQVRDAHNELLDTMMQSYRNLIRFARRNNLSVSASPQDIGVLTRKLYAAFEALPGKVTLVNPQISPDLSEKDLTFIYVPPGRVNRSGWYLYNHAPTIESITGHQPLEYNRYLNKLVSWTYFNGLLAKETRLHIHHGGSQCDRQKLCDLVDDIAAHFPIRLPAPTPKALYSPCEIRHLAIIVNLEQDPTTAFSDQIVRFDLRNLNVFSFGELQQCLVGSIDLLYRNSWNEVRTLHFNGEQSVLEALKTILGKMHQDAAPPSDVEVFCYSKHLRGLIRTRIQQLVSECIELRLSSNRQDPNRFKALRISGQTWGLFFERLNVSVQKLENAVEFYGAISNTKLHGLPVKIDTKEKHLPPVIDGFACEGIIQFFFEDIEDKQGFNIYILDESNRVEIYSHCEGSKEELVRDISRFYSSSHDRFTYGSSFVNFNLPQFYQIVKKGERTHVTPFIEGVYPVADIEANDTRLHIDERLDKTCGVHAHDPYHSLYHY
- the hemC gene encoding hydroxymethylbilane synthase; its protein translation is MTMKTIRIATRQSPLAMWQAQYVQKQLKHFHPELQVELVPMVTRGDIILDTPLAKVGGKGLFVKELELALLEKRADIAVHSMKDVPVEFPDGLGLVTICERDDPRDAFVSVKYASLDDLPTGSVVGTSSLRRQCQIRQRRPDLVVRDLRGNVGTRLNKLDNGDYDAIILATAGLKRLGLEERIRMPLEPELLLPAVGQGAVGIECRLDDQQTRELLSPLNHARTEDCVLAERAMNTHLEGGCQVPIGSYAIWQGENIWLRALVGSPDGTVIVRGERVVSAKEARQAGIALAEELLEKGARQILASVYQRNLPK
- the hemD gene encoding uroporphyrinogen-III synthase, producing MSILITRPVPAGEELVKRLRSIGKSAFSAPLIAIHPGADLPLLPQKLQWLSAGDLVFLLSKNAVHYANEQLIQTGQSWPEQLSYYGIGKSTSLMFHQSTGLEIFYSKQGETSEDLLQLPTLQSMDNKKVLLLRGNGGREVIASTLRLRGGVVDYCECYSRQPVKYDTADFSRHWQQCGIKTIVVTSGEMLQLLYNLVTDSDGKTWLLNCKLIVVSERLAHIAQTLGWQTIQVAKSADNDALIQALE